In Leucobacter insecticola, one DNA window encodes the following:
- the paaK gene encoding phenylacetate--CoA ligase PaaK, giving the protein MSATAQLTVEPGLHVEERLTREELEALQLRRLQWTVRHAYDNVPFYRAKFDAAGVHPDDIQDLADIEKLPFTTKADLRDNYPFGLFAVPMEQVRRIHASSGTTGRLTVVGYTDQDLENWADLIARSLYASGVRPGWRVHNAYGYGLFTGGLGAHAGIEKLGCTVIPMSGGQTEKQVQLIHDFEPDAIMCTPSYLLTIADAFEKAGLDPRASSLKVAICGAEPWTEAMRHEIEDRLNLKAVDIYGLSEMMGPGVGNECVETQDGPHIWEDHFLPEIIDEDLRQVEDGVPGELVFTTLTKEAFPMIRYRTRDLTTLLPGTARPAHRRIAKITGRNDDMIILRGVNLFPTQIEEIVCEIPELSTHFILELTKRGTMDHLTVKVEPREGVAEHEANNSLKLLQKRIKDRAGTTLGTELAAQGTLPRSEGKLKRLYDLR; this is encoded by the coding sequence AACCGCACAGCTCACCGTCGAGCCAGGTCTTCACGTCGAAGAACGTCTCACCCGCGAAGAACTCGAAGCGCTCCAGCTCAGGCGGCTGCAGTGGACGGTGCGGCACGCCTACGACAATGTGCCGTTCTACCGGGCAAAGTTTGACGCCGCGGGCGTCCACCCGGATGACATTCAAGACCTCGCTGACATCGAGAAACTTCCCTTCACCACGAAGGCCGACCTGCGTGACAACTATCCTTTCGGGCTGTTTGCCGTGCCGATGGAGCAGGTGCGTCGTATCCACGCGTCCTCGGGTACGACGGGCCGACTCACGGTGGTCGGGTATACGGATCAGGATCTGGAGAACTGGGCCGACCTCATCGCCCGCTCGCTCTACGCTTCGGGCGTCCGACCGGGCTGGCGAGTGCACAACGCCTACGGTTACGGCCTCTTCACCGGCGGACTTGGCGCTCATGCCGGCATCGAGAAGCTTGGCTGCACGGTGATCCCGATGTCGGGTGGGCAGACAGAAAAGCAGGTGCAGCTGATCCACGATTTTGAGCCCGACGCCATCATGTGCACCCCGAGTTACCTGCTGACCATCGCCGACGCATTCGAGAAGGCGGGTTTGGATCCGCGGGCCTCGAGCCTCAAGGTCGCGATCTGTGGCGCGGAGCCGTGGACCGAGGCGATGCGGCACGAGATCGAGGATCGGCTGAACCTCAAGGCTGTCGACATTTACGGCCTCTCCGAGATGATGGGTCCGGGCGTGGGCAACGAGTGCGTCGAGACGCAGGATGGCCCGCACATTTGGGAGGACCATTTCCTCCCCGAGATCATTGACGAAGACCTGCGGCAGGTTGAAGACGGCGTGCCGGGGGAGCTCGTGTTTACGACCCTCACCAAAGAGGCCTTCCCGATGATCCGCTATCGGACGCGGGATCTGACGACACTGTTGCCGGGCACCGCACGCCCCGCGCACCGCCGGATCGCGAAGATCACCGGGCGCAACGACGACATGATCATTCTGCGCGGGGTGAATCTGTTTCCGACCCAGATCGAAGAAATCGTGTGCGAGATCCCAGAACTCTCGACCCACTTCATTCTTGAGCTCACAAAACGCGGCACGATGGATCACCTGACCGTCAAGGTGGAACCGCGCGAAGGGGTCGCCGAGCACGAGGCGAACAACAGCCTGAAACTGCTGCAGAAGCGGATCAAGGATCGCGCGGGAACGACGCTCGGCACCGAGCTCGCCGCCCAGGGCACGCTTCCACGTTCTGAAGGAAAGCTGAAGCGCCTATACGATCTTCGGTAA
- a CDS encoding TetR/AcrR family transcriptional regulator, translating into MDSSAATPATPATPRRGRPGHDQNSMLEVIVQVFTDHGYDASSLGMIADRLGLSKSAVYHHFASKSEMLEIALQRVLGELERVFDEAEAQSDDAVLQIRSIVRNAVLVACAQQSYLTLLLRLHGNSDVELRALERRRALTARLREMFVQARADGALRDDLDPGLAARFTFGLVNSLVEWYRPDGPDTPEELADAVLGYVRTGLRVNEVRDFR; encoded by the coding sequence TTGGACAGCTCAGCCGCGACCCCCGCGACCCCCGCGACCCCCCGTCGTGGGCGCCCCGGGCACGATCAGAACAGCATGCTCGAGGTGATCGTGCAGGTGTTCACTGATCACGGTTACGACGCGTCGTCCCTCGGGATGATCGCGGATCGGCTGGGCCTGTCGAAGTCGGCGGTGTATCACCACTTTGCGTCAAAATCAGAGATGCTGGAGATCGCGCTGCAGCGGGTGCTTGGCGAGCTTGAGCGGGTGTTTGACGAGGCCGAGGCCCAGTCTGATGACGCGGTGCTGCAGATCCGTTCGATCGTGCGCAACGCGGTGCTGGTGGCGTGCGCGCAGCAGTCGTATCTGACCCTGCTGCTGCGTCTGCACGGCAACTCTGATGTCGAGTTACGCGCGCTTGAGCGCAGGCGGGCGTTGACTGCCCGATTGCGAGAGATGTTTGTGCAGGCTCGTGCGGATGGCGCGCTACGGGACGATCTTGATCCCGGACTTGCCGCACGCTTCACCTTTGGTCTCGTCAACTCGCTCGTGGAGTGGTACCGCCCGGACGGTCCCGATACGCCCGAGGAGCTCGCGGATGCCGTGCTTGGCTACGTCCGCACCGGCCTCCGGGTGAACGAGGTCCGCGATTTTCGTTAG
- a CDS encoding APC family permease has translation MGEQDPAGKRNAHMQEGIPEHLNDTDHLAVLGYEDSFSRSMSLWGNFALGFTYLSPLVGVYSLFAVALSTGGPPSIWWILIVACGQMLVALVFGEVVSQYPIHGGVYPWARRLWGRRYAWMAAWVYIWAMMVTITAVAEFGTGFVASLFGITLTPAITLMIALGFLLLALAINFTGTAWLGRIARIGLFAELIGVIGVGLYLLIFQRKNDIGVFFDSMGVAGDGSYAGAFFAAAITGLFLFYGFEACGDVAEEVENPAKRIPRAMQLTIVVGGVSALFSFAGYVLAAPNLQEIVRGEVEDPIPAILESTLGAVGAKIFLVVALLAFISCVLSLQAAASRLIFSFARDGMLPGHRWLSKVSATSKVPNNALIVACTVPALFCVLIFVNENLLVPITSFAILGIYVAFQMVVLAALRQRLKGWRPAGPFSLGRWGTVVNTAALAYGIFAFVILATPGSSGDFLEDYVVHLGLGLVVVAGLLYLFAARPDSHSDAPEGDAIHVATEIRQRTGQLTVPRRNE, from the coding sequence ATGGGGGAGCAAGATCCAGCAGGAAAGCGCAACGCTCATATGCAAGAAGGCATTCCAGAGCACCTGAATGACACCGACCATCTCGCGGTACTCGGCTATGAAGACTCCTTCAGCCGCTCCATGAGCTTGTGGGGCAATTTCGCACTCGGCTTCACGTACCTCTCACCGCTTGTGGGTGTCTACTCGCTATTTGCCGTTGCTCTCTCCACGGGAGGCCCGCCGTCAATTTGGTGGATCCTCATCGTTGCGTGCGGGCAGATGCTGGTTGCGCTCGTGTTTGGGGAGGTGGTGTCGCAGTACCCGATCCACGGCGGCGTGTACCCCTGGGCGCGGCGGTTGTGGGGCCGCCGCTACGCGTGGATGGCGGCGTGGGTATACATCTGGGCGATGATGGTCACAATAACGGCGGTCGCGGAGTTTGGCACCGGGTTCGTTGCGAGTCTATTCGGGATCACCCTGACCCCGGCGATCACGCTCATGATCGCGCTCGGATTTCTCCTGCTTGCGCTCGCGATCAACTTCACCGGCACAGCCTGGCTGGGACGGATTGCACGGATCGGCCTGTTCGCCGAGCTCATCGGCGTTATCGGGGTGGGACTGTATCTGCTCATTTTCCAGCGCAAGAACGATATTGGAGTGTTCTTCGATTCGATGGGCGTCGCGGGCGACGGGAGCTATGCCGGAGCGTTCTTTGCCGCCGCGATCACGGGACTCTTTCTGTTTTATGGCTTTGAGGCGTGCGGTGACGTTGCGGAGGAAGTCGAGAACCCGGCGAAGCGGATCCCGCGTGCGATGCAGCTGACAATTGTGGTCGGCGGGGTATCGGCCCTGTTCTCATTCGCCGGATACGTCTTGGCCGCCCCAAACCTGCAAGAGATTGTGCGGGGCGAGGTTGAGGATCCGATTCCCGCGATTTTGGAATCCACGCTTGGAGCGGTGGGCGCGAAGATCTTCTTGGTTGTGGCACTGCTCGCGTTCATCTCGTGCGTACTGAGCCTGCAGGCTGCCGCGAGTCGCCTCATCTTCTCCTTCGCGCGCGATGGCATGCTGCCGGGACATCGCTGGCTGTCGAAGGTGTCAGCTACGAGTAAGGTGCCCAACAACGCGCTGATTGTCGCCTGCACCGTACCAGCGCTGTTCTGCGTGTTGATTTTTGTGAACGAAAACCTGCTGGTGCCGATCACCTCGTTTGCGATTCTCGGGATCTACGTGGCATTCCAGATGGTGGTGCTTGCTGCGCTCAGACAGCGCCTCAAGGGATGGCGACCAGCAGGGCCGTTCTCGCTCGGACGCTGGGGCACCGTGGTGAACACCGCCGCGCTCGCCTACGGTATTTTCGCGTTTGTGATCCTGGCGACCCCCGGTAGCAGCGGCGACTTCCTTGAGGACTACGTGGTACACCTTGGGCTTGGGCTCGTGGTTGTTGCTGGGTTGCTGTACCTGTTTGCCGCGCGCCCCGATTCACACTCTGACGCGCCCGAGGGTGACGCGATCCACGTTGCTACCGAGATCAGGCAACGCACCGGGCAGCTCACCGTGCCCCGCCGAAACGAGTGA
- a CDS encoding ATP-binding protein encodes MGGSWQRIVDDAVRVDLRTFGVLVLEGPRASGKTETGLQYANSSVRLDSDPALVALAETTPTLVLEGGTPRLVDEWQLAPLLWNAARHTIDERGTPGQFIFAGSATPSDDHTRHSGAGRFGRLLVHPMSLSESRESTGHVRLSALMQGETPAGLGGLDVPGYSHAIARGGWPALVTNPKRDPVRYLQSYLDDVARVDLRGLGLRFDPARVSALLRAIARNVAGERTATKLAVEADISAQSSRQYIDALTRVFVVEELPAWSTHLRSNVRMRVQPKWHFVDPSLTVAALDGDEQRLLQDLNLFGFLFESLCIRDLRVYSQALGGRVYHYRDSSGLEVDAIVELRDGTWSAFEVKMGGSQAIEQAASNLKKLKSKVASNRQRELGSLTVLTAGNTSYAREDGVNVVSLGHLTE; translated from the coding sequence ATGGGCGGCTCCTGGCAACGAATTGTGGACGATGCCGTTCGGGTAGATCTGCGCACATTTGGTGTGCTGGTGCTCGAGGGTCCACGAGCGTCAGGCAAGACCGAGACGGGTTTACAGTACGCAAATAGCTCCGTACGCCTTGACTCAGATCCTGCGCTCGTAGCCCTCGCCGAAACAACTCCAACCCTCGTGCTCGAAGGTGGTACTCCGCGCCTCGTGGATGAATGGCAGCTCGCGCCACTCCTGTGGAACGCGGCCCGGCACACAATCGACGAGCGCGGTACGCCCGGGCAGTTCATATTTGCAGGATCAGCCACTCCCTCCGACGACCACACCCGGCACAGCGGAGCTGGCCGCTTTGGCCGGCTCCTCGTTCACCCGATGAGCCTTTCCGAAAGCCGGGAAAGCACCGGCCACGTCAGACTCAGCGCGCTCATGCAGGGGGAAACGCCAGCGGGTCTTGGCGGCTTGGATGTGCCCGGGTATTCGCACGCTATCGCGCGGGGCGGTTGGCCCGCACTCGTGACAAATCCGAAGCGCGATCCAGTTCGATACCTTCAGAGCTATCTGGATGATGTTGCTCGGGTGGATCTTCGCGGTTTGGGGCTACGTTTCGATCCAGCCCGCGTATCTGCGCTTCTTCGAGCTATCGCCAGAAATGTTGCCGGCGAACGCACCGCGACCAAGCTGGCAGTGGAGGCCGACATTTCAGCGCAATCCTCCCGACAGTACATTGACGCACTCACGCGTGTATTTGTCGTTGAAGAGCTCCCAGCGTGGTCCACCCACCTGCGCTCAAACGTGAGAATGCGAGTCCAACCCAAGTGGCACTTTGTTGATCCCTCGCTCACGGTTGCCGCGCTTGATGGCGATGAACAACGCCTGCTCCAAGACCTCAACCTCTTTGGGTTTCTGTTTGAATCATTGTGCATTCGGGATCTGCGCGTGTACTCGCAAGCCCTAGGCGGGCGGGTCTACCACTATCGAGATAGCTCCGGCCTCGAAGTTGATGCGATCGTTGAGCTACGAGATGGCACCTGGAGCGCGTTCGAGGTAAAGATGGGCGGCAGCCAGGCAATCGAGCAGGCCGCCAGCAACCTCAAGAAACTCAAGTCAAAGGTCGCCTCGAACAGACAACGGGAGCTTGGGTCTTTGACGGTACTGACCGCGGGCAACACGAGTTATGCACGTGAAGATGGAGTAAATGTGGTGTCCCTCGGACACCTCACCGAGTGA
- a CDS encoding 3-hydroxyacyl-CoA dehydrogenase family protein: MTTAPHTAPIPIPSVEDAVPSRVGVLGGGRMGGGIAHAFLLAGAYVVVVERDTTSADAARERIEASIDASIARGFEGDAAILKQNLTVATSVTAFGACRLVIEAVPESLDLKLEALDTIEQQLPGDAVIASNTSSIPLSQLAEALDRPERFIGLHFFNPVPASSLIEVVVCDSTDPALPELAASWVRALGKTPVTVADAPGFASSRLGVALALEAIRMVEQGVATPADIDLAMELGYRHPTGPLRTTDIVGLDVRLGIAEQLERDLGSNFTPPQLLRDMVAAGKLGRKSGQGFYDWTAKDTSA, encoded by the coding sequence ATGACGACCGCTCCGCACACCGCGCCGATCCCAATTCCTTCCGTCGAAGACGCCGTGCCCTCGCGGGTGGGCGTGCTCGGCGGCGGACGCATGGGCGGCGGGATCGCCCACGCCTTCTTGCTCGCCGGCGCATATGTGGTCGTTGTGGAGCGTGACACCACCTCCGCTGATGCGGCCCGCGAGCGCATTGAAGCGTCGATCGATGCGTCAATCGCGCGCGGTTTCGAGGGTGATGCGGCGATCCTGAAGCAGAATCTGACGGTTGCCACGAGCGTCACCGCGTTTGGCGCGTGCCGGCTCGTGATCGAGGCCGTGCCCGAGTCACTCGATCTCAAACTTGAAGCCCTCGACACGATCGAGCAGCAGTTGCCGGGCGACGCCGTGATCGCGTCCAACACCTCCTCGATCCCGCTCTCGCAGCTCGCGGAAGCACTCGATCGGCCTGAACGCTTCATCGGCCTGCACTTCTTCAACCCGGTGCCGGCTTCCTCGCTCATCGAGGTTGTGGTCTGTGACAGCACAGATCCCGCGCTTCCCGAGCTCGCAGCAAGCTGGGTCCGTGCGCTCGGCAAGACGCCGGTGACGGTCGCTGACGCTCCCGGTTTTGCGTCGAGCCGCCTCGGTGTCGCGCTGGCGCTCGAGGCCATCCGGATGGTCGAGCAGGGCGTAGCTACGCCTGCCGACATCGACCTCGCGATGGAACTGGGCTACCGTCACCCCACCGGCCCGCTGCGCACCACCGACATCGTTGGGCTCGACGTGCGACTCGGGATCGCCGAACAGCTCGAACGGGATCTCGGCTCCAACTTCACCCCACCGCAGCTGCTGCGCGACATGGTTGCCGCTGGCAAGCTCGGCCGCAAGAGCGGGCAGGGGTTCTACGACTGGACAGCAAAGGACACATCCGCATGA
- a CDS encoding enoyl-CoA hydratase/isomerase family protein, producing the protein MSAGLDRAPLRVEDRGGYILATLDRPEKRNAIDQDLIDALHDLCGRLEAAPQTLVLRGEGGTFAAGADIAQLRDRRAADARAGINTRAFMRIAALPMPVIAVVDGYALGGGAELAYAADIRVGTQSLKIGNPETGLGIIAAAGATWRLRELVGEPLAAEILLAGRILDAPEAQAAGLITHLHDDGDAALAAAEKIAGRIAKLDPAATQATKRVLRAPRDAHPQIDLAEQAILFESPEKIRRMTEFLERKQAK; encoded by the coding sequence ATGAGCGCCGGGCTAGACCGGGCACCCCTGCGGGTCGAGGATCGTGGCGGCTACATCCTCGCCACACTCGATCGCCCCGAAAAACGCAACGCGATCGATCAGGATCTCATCGACGCGCTTCACGACCTGTGCGGGCGACTCGAAGCTGCTCCTCAAACGCTCGTGCTGCGTGGCGAGGGCGGCACCTTCGCCGCGGGAGCCGATATCGCACAGTTGCGGGATCGGCGCGCCGCCGACGCCCGCGCCGGGATCAACACTCGCGCGTTCATGCGCATCGCGGCGCTCCCGATGCCGGTGATCGCCGTGGTCGACGGCTACGCCCTCGGCGGCGGTGCCGAACTCGCCTACGCCGCAGATATTCGTGTTGGCACACAGTCCCTGAAGATCGGCAACCCCGAAACCGGCCTCGGGATCATCGCAGCAGCCGGGGCCACCTGGCGACTGCGGGAGCTCGTCGGCGAGCCGCTCGCGGCCGAGATCCTGCTCGCGGGCCGGATCCTGGACGCCCCGGAAGCTCAGGCCGCGGGGCTCATCACCCACCTCCACGACGACGGCGACGCCGCCCTCGCTGCCGCCGAGAAGATCGCGGGCCGGATCGCGAAGCTTGATCCCGCAGCAACACAGGCCACCAAGCGTGTACTCCGCGCACCGCGCGACGCCCACCCCCAGATCGATCTCGCGGAGCAGGCGATCCTGTTCGAAAGCCCGGAGAAGATCCGGCGCATGACCGAGTTCCTTGAGCGAAAGCAGGCGAAATGA
- a CDS encoding beta strand repeat-containing protein, translating to MEGIPTTVGTYEFTLKASNGYGTDATLTTTITITDLRVAPTLTGTPTAATVGYAYDFNFTVTGTPAPAVTLDSGTLPAGLTLSAAGKLSGVPTDYGSYTFTVKAANGVSPDATLTITLVVNPAGTVFAPSITGTPDTATVGTTYSYAFAVTGTPAPTVTVASGTLPAGLVISASGVITGTPILQGSYDFTLNATNGISPDATLAVTLVVNPAPVAPSISGTPSAGTVGTAYDFDFTVTGTPAPTVTLDSGTLPPGLALSTAGKLSGMPTFHGSYTFTVKAANGVSPDATLTVTLVVNLLGTGTAPSITGTPDAATVGTAYSYAFAVTGTPAPTVTVASGTLPAGLVISASGVITGTPILQGSYDFTLNATNGISPDATLAVTLVVNPAPVAPSISGTPTAGTVGTAYSFDFTVTGTPAPTVILESGTMPPGLTINAAGTISGTPTTAGSYPFTVKAANGINPDATRTVTLVINTAGPVNVAPSISGTPDAATVGTAYSYGFVVAGTPAPTVTVESGNLPAGLTISNAGVISGTPLLQGSYDFTLKATNGVSPDATLAVTLVVNAAGVNPNAPQITVSLPSLSIGETQTVTGSKFPAGAVVTLELHSTPILLGTATADANGDFSFSFAIPAGTEAGTHKVVATSGNLSAEAPFTVTARNSGGDTNPGGNNSGNNGSGTAGSGSNELVATGSNELGTLTSWTIAMLLASAILLTASRRARRANNI from the coding sequence ATCGAAGGCATCCCGACCACGGTAGGCACCTACGAATTCACCCTGAAGGCCTCCAACGGATACGGCACAGACGCCACCCTCACCACCACCATCACCATCACAGACCTCCGCGTCGCACCCACGCTCACCGGCACCCCGACTGCCGCAACTGTGGGTTACGCCTACGACTTCAACTTCACCGTAACGGGTACACCCGCGCCGGCAGTGACGCTCGACAGCGGCACCCTGCCCGCAGGCTTGACGCTCTCGGCCGCAGGTAAGCTCTCGGGTGTACCCACGGATTACGGCAGCTACACCTTCACGGTCAAAGCCGCGAACGGTGTAAGCCCCGACGCGACCCTCACGATCACACTCGTGGTGAACCCGGCAGGTACAGTCTTCGCACCGTCAATCACGGGCACCCCGGATACTGCAACGGTTGGCACGACGTACTCGTATGCGTTCGCTGTGACCGGTACTCCGGCGCCGACGGTAACGGTTGCGAGTGGAACCTTGCCTGCTGGCCTCGTGATTTCTGCGAGCGGAGTGATTACTGGCACCCCGATCCTGCAGGGCAGCTACGACTTCACCCTCAACGCCACCAACGGCATCAGCCCCGACGCAACACTCGCCGTGACGCTGGTTGTGAACCCAGCCCCGGTTGCTCCGTCGATCAGCGGGACACCTTCTGCTGGAACCGTCGGCACCGCCTATGACTTCGACTTCACCGTCACGGGCACACCCGCACCGACGGTGACGCTCGACAGCGGCACCCTCCCGCCAGGCTTGGCGCTCTCGACCGCAGGTAAGCTCTCGGGTATGCCAACCTTTCACGGCAGCTACACCTTCACAGTCAAGGCCGCGAACGGTGTAAGCCCCGACGCGACCCTCACGGTCACACTCGTGGTGAACCTGCTAGGTACGGGTACCGCACCGTCAATCACGGGCACCCCGGATGCTGCAACGGTCGGCACGGCGTACTCGTATGCGTTCGCTGTGACCGGTACTCCGGCGCCGACAGTGACGGTTGCGAGTGGAACCTTGCCTGCTGGCCTCGTGATTTCTGCGAGCGGAGTGATTACTGGCACCCCGATCCTGCAGGGCAGCTACGACTTCACCCTCAACGCCACCAACGGCATCAGCCCCGACGCAACACTCGCCGTGACGCTGGTTGTGAACCCAGCCCCGGTTGCTCCGTCGATCAGCGGGACACCGACTGCCGGGACCGTCGGGACTGCGTACAGCTTTGACTTCACCGTCACCGGCACACCGGCACCGACAGTGATTCTTGAGAGCGGTACCATGCCGCCAGGGCTGACGATCAATGCTGCGGGCACCATCTCGGGTACCCCGACCACCGCGGGCAGCTACCCCTTCACAGTGAAAGCTGCGAACGGCATCAACCCTGACGCGACCCGCACCGTCACACTGGTCATCAACACGGCCGGCCCGGTAAATGTTGCACCATCAATCTCCGGTACCCCGGATGCTGCAACGGTCGGCACGGCCTACTCGTACGGCTTCGTCGTCGCCGGAACTCCGGCCCCGACAGTGACGGTTGAGAGTGGAAACCTGCCTGCAGGGCTGACGATCTCTAACGCTGGTGTCATCTCGGGCACCCCGCTCCTGCAGGGCAGCTACGACTTCACCCTCAAGGCCACCAACGGCGTCAGCCCCGACGCGACCCTCGCCGTGACGCTGGTCGTCAACGCGGCAGGTGTTAACCCGAATGCCCCGCAGATCACGGTCAGCTTGCCTTCCCTCTCCATCGGTGAAACACAGACCGTCACGGGCAGCAAGTTCCCGGCCGGCGCTGTCGTGACGCTCGAACTGCACTCCACCCCGATACTGCTTGGCACCGCCACCGCAGACGCGAACGGTGACTTCAGTTTCAGCTTCGCGATCCCCGCCGGAACCGAAGCGGGCACCCACAAGGTAGTCGCGACGAGCGGAAACCTGAGCGCGGAAGCACCGTTCACCGTCACAGCCAGGAACAGCGGCGGAGACACAAACCCGGGCGGAAACAACTCCGGCAACAACGGCTCAGGAACGGCAGGATCCGGATCCAACGAACTCGTCGCCACGGGCAGCAATGAGCTCGGCACCCTCACATCGTGGACAATCGCAATGCTCCTCGCATCTGCGATCCTGCTCACCGCATCGCGGAGAGCTCGCCGCGCCAACAACATCTAG
- a CDS encoding putative Ig domain-containing protein gives MSYKRRTSGLFLAVLLALSGAFTATAAVATPDFDDNTVASTGIEQQQPPNAPLPAPASDPFVAPTITGTPPGGSLTNFYGFQFTRKGTPAPTVTLESGTLPDGLTLRSDGYLNGIPTTVGTYEFTLKASNGYGADATLTTTITITDLRVAPTITGTPPDGSVTNPYNFRFDTTGTPAPTVTLDNGTLPDGLTLSGNGRIEGIPTTVGTYEFTLKASNGYGADATLTTTITITDLRVAPTITGTPPDGSVTNPYNFRFDTTGTPPRRSPSTTEHSPTASPSPGTDESKASRPR, from the coding sequence ATGAGCTACAAGCGTCGCACTTCTGGCCTTTTTCTTGCTGTTTTGCTCGCACTCAGCGGAGCGTTCACCGCGACAGCTGCGGTCGCCACTCCCGACTTCGATGACAACACCGTAGCGTCGACCGGTATTGAGCAGCAGCAGCCCCCGAACGCTCCACTCCCGGCGCCTGCCAGCGATCCGTTTGTTGCACCCACGATCACCGGCACCCCACCCGGCGGATCCCTCACCAACTTCTACGGCTTCCAATTCACTCGCAAGGGCACCCCCGCCCCGACGGTCACCCTCGAAAGCGGCACCCTCCCCGACGGCCTCACCCTCAGGTCCGACGGCTACCTCAACGGCATCCCGACCACGGTAGGCACCTACGAATTCACCCTGAAGGCCTCCAACGGATACGGCGCCGACGCGACCCTCACCACCACCATCACCATCACAGACCTCCGCGTCGCACCCACAATCACCGGCACCCCACCCGACGGATCCGTCACCAACCCCTACAACTTCCGGTTCGACACGACCGGCACCCCCGCCCCGACGGTCACCCTCGACAACGGAACACTCCCCGACGGCCTCACCCTCTCCGGGAACGGACGAATCGAAGGCATCCCGACCACGGTAGGCACCTACGAATTCACCCTGAAGGCCTCCAACGGATACGGCGCCGACGCGACCCTCACCACCACCATCACCATCACAGACCTCCGCGTCGCACCCACAATCACCGGCACCCCACCCGACGGATCCGTCACCAACCCCTACAACTTCCGGTTCGACACGACCGGCACCCCGCCCCGACGGTCACCCTCGACAACGGAACACTCCCCGACGGCCTCACCCTCTCCGGGAACGGACGAATCGAAGGCATCCCGACCACGGTAG
- a CDS encoding integrase catalytic domain-containing protein translates to MDDTLDRLVRFRELGKVASRVTPEVLDELCAMSPATIDRYLKPHKDAHYPVALGTTKPSHILRSSIAVRTSMDALPDGGGFYELDTVAHCGHTTKGEYLYTLTMTDPRHGWTMLRAIKNKAHVHVHAALEWMRKNAPLAVTGMDFDNGSEFMNWAVIAWADTHNIQVTRGRPYTHNDNAHVEQRNGDWVRKHAYRYRYETDHELQLLNELWRLVEQRKNHLLPCVKVIGTKASRSGRKRAIYDKPEPPYSRLMRSGLLDERTRAKLAAVHETLNPARITRRINQIQQQLIELAAARTQGTRPAA, encoded by the coding sequence ATGGACGACACCCTCGACCGGCTCGTCAGGTTCCGAGAACTGGGCAAGGTCGCCAGTCGCGTCACCCCGGAAGTCCTCGACGAGTTGTGCGCGATGAGCCCGGCAACGATCGACCGCTACCTGAAACCCCACAAAGACGCCCACTACCCGGTCGCGCTCGGGACAACGAAACCCTCCCATATCCTTCGTTCCTCGATCGCGGTCAGAACCTCAATGGACGCTCTGCCCGACGGGGGCGGGTTCTACGAACTCGATACCGTCGCTCACTGCGGGCACACTACCAAAGGCGAGTACCTGTACACGCTCACGATGACCGACCCCAGACACGGGTGGACCATGCTTCGGGCAATCAAGAACAAAGCCCACGTGCATGTGCATGCTGCGCTTGAATGGATGCGGAAAAACGCCCCTCTCGCGGTCACTGGGATGGACTTCGATAACGGGTCTGAGTTCATGAACTGGGCGGTGATCGCGTGGGCCGATACGCACAATATTCAGGTCACCAGAGGTCGACCGTACACGCACAACGACAACGCGCATGTCGAGCAGCGCAACGGCGACTGGGTCCGCAAACATGCCTACCGGTACCGCTACGAAACCGATCACGAGCTGCAACTCCTAAACGAACTCTGGCGGCTCGTCGAGCAACGCAAAAACCACTTATTGCCGTGCGTGAAAGTGATCGGCACAAAAGCATCTCGCTCGGGCCGGAAACGGGCCATCTACGACAAGCCCGAACCGCCGTACTCACGGCTCATGCGTTCCGGGCTTCTCGATGAGAGAACCCGCGCGAAACTCGCCGCGGTGCATGAGACGCTCAACCCCGCGCGCATCACTCGCCGGATCAATCAGATCCAGCAACAACTTATCGAGCTCGCGGCGGCCCGCACCCAGGGCACCCGGCCCGCCGCGTGA